A single genomic interval of Cucumis sativus cultivar 9930 chromosome 7, Cucumber_9930_V3, whole genome shotgun sequence harbors:
- the LOC101212337 gene encoding coatomer subunit alpha-1, whose amino-acid sequence MLTKFETKSNRVKGLSFHTKRPWILASLHSGVIQLWDYRMGTLIDRFDEHDGPVRGVHFHKSQPLFVSGGDDYKIKVWNYKTHRCLFTLLGHLDYIRTVQFHHEYPWIVSASDDQTIRIWNWQSRTCISVLTGHNHYVMCASFHPKDDLVVSASLDQTVRVWDIGALRKKTVSPADDILRLSQMNTDLFGGVDAVVKYVLEGHDRGVNWASFHPTLPLIVSGADDRQVKLWRMNDTKAWEVDTLRGHMNNVSSVMFHAKQDLIISNSEDKSIRVWDVTKRTGVQTFRREHDRFWILAAHPEMNLLAAGHDSGMIVFKLERERPAFVISGDSLLYTKDRFLRFYEFSTQKDTQVIPIRRPGSISLNQSPRTISYSPTENAILICSDLEGGSYELYTIPKESIGRGDSVQDAKRGVGGSAVFVARNRFAVLDKSNMQVMIKNIKNEVVKKSVLPIAADAIFYAGTGNLLCRSEDRVVLFDLQQRVVLGDLQTPFIKYVVWSNDMETVALLSKHVIIIASKKLVHQCTLHETIRVKSGAWDDNGVFIYTTLNHIKYCLPNGDSGIIRTLDVPIYITKVSANTIFCLDRDGKTKTIVIDATEYMFKLSLLKKKFDHVMSMIKNSQLCGQAMISYLQQKGFPEVALHFVKDERTRFNLALESGSIQIAVASATALDEKDHWYKLGVEALRQGNAGIVEYAYQRTKNFERLSFLYLITGNVDKLSKMLKIAEVKNDVMGQFHNALYLGDVRERVKILENVGHLPLAYITASVHGLHDVAERLAAELGDDVPALPEGKVPSLLMPPSPVMCGGDWPLLRVMKGIFEGGLDNVGRGVADEEEEAADGDWGEELDMVEVDGLPNGDVTAILEDGEVAEENEEDGGWDLEDLELPPEAETPKASVSARSFFVAPTPGMPVSQIWIQRSSLAAEHAAAGNFDTAMRLLNRQLGIKNFAPLKSMFLDLHGGSHSHLRAFSSAPVITLAVERGWNESASPNVRGPPALIFNFSQLEEKLKAGYKATTSGKFTEALKLFLSIIHTIPLIVVESKREVDEVKELIIIVKEYILGLQMELKRREVKDNPIRQQELAAYFTHCNLQLPHLRLALQNAMTVCFKAKNLATAGNFARRLLETNPVVENQAKAARQVLQAAERNMTDAAKLNYDFRNPFVICGATHVPIYRGQKDVSCPYCSARFVPSQEGQLCTVCDLAAVGADASGLLCSPSQIR is encoded by the exons ATGCTGACGAAGTTTGAGACGAAGAGTAATAGAGTGAAGGGGTTGAGTTTTCATACTAAGAGGCCATGGATCCTGGCGAGTCTTCACAGTGGTGTGATCCAGCTATGGGACTACCGAATGGGCACTCTTATTGATAGATTTGACGAACATGATGGGCCTGTTCGGGGTGTCCATTTTCATAAATCTCAGCCGTTGTTTGTTTCAGGAG GGGATGATTACAAAATTAAGGTTTGGAACTATAAGACACACCGATGTTTGTTTACTCTTCTTGGGCACCTTGATTATATCCGCACCGTGCAATTTCACCATGAATATCCATGGATTGTGAGTGCCAGTGATGACCAAACTATTCGAATATGGAACTGGCAGTCTCGTACTTGCATTTCTGTGTTGACCGGCCACAATCATTATGTTATGTGTGCTTCATTCCACCCTAAGGATGACCTTGTTGTGTCTGCCTCCCTAGATCAGACTGTTCGTGTTTGGGACATAGGTGCCTTGAGAAAGAAGACAGTATCCCCTGCAGATGACATTTTGCGGTTAAGTCAGATGAATACAGATCTTTTTGGAGGTGTTGATGCTGTGGTCAAATATGTATTGGAAGGTCATGACCGTGGTGTCAACTGGGCTTCTTTCCATCCAACTCTGCCCTTGATTGTCTCCGGAGCCGATGACCGGCAAGTAAAGTTGTGGCGAATGAATG ACACAAAAGCTTGGGAAGTGGACACATTGAGAGGTCACATGAATAATGTTTCAAGTGTTATGTTCCATGCTAAACAGGATTTGATCATATCCAATTCAGAGGACAAGAGCATCCGTGTGTGGGATGTCACAAAAAGAACTGGTGTCCAGACATTTCGTCGTGAGCATGACCGATTCTGGATTCTTGCTGCTCATCCCGAGATGAACCTCTTGGCTGCTGGTCATGACAGTGGCATGATTGTCTTTAAGTTGGAGAGAGAACGGCCAGCTTTTGTTATTAGTGGAGATTCTCTCTTGTATACTAAGGATCGATTTTTGCGGTTTTATGAGTTTTCAACTCAAAAGGATACTCAAGTAATTCCAATTCGACGTCCTGGATCCATTAGCTTGAATCAGAGCCCCAGGACAATATCGTATAGTCCTACAGAAAATGCAATTCTTATTTGCTCGGATCTGGAAGGTGGGTCATATGAATTATATACCATACCCAAGGAAAGCATTGGTAGAGGTGATAGCGTACAAGATGCAAAGAGAGGCGTTGGAGGATCAGCTGTCTTTGTTGCTCGTAATAGGTTTGCTGTGTTAGATAAAAGTAACATGCAAGTTATGATCAAGAATATCAAGAATGAAGTTGTTAAAAAGAGTGTCCTCCCTATTGCTGCAGACGCAATATTCTATGCAGGAACAGGTAACTTGTTATGCAGATCTGAGGACAGAGTTGTTTTATTTGATCTCCAGCAAAGAGTTGTTCTTGGTGACTTACAAACCCCGTTTATAAAGTATGTTGTCTGGTCCAATGATATGGAAACTGTTGCTTTGCTCAGCAAACATGTCATTATCATTGCTAGCAAGAAGCTTGTGCATCAGTGCACACTTCATGAGACAATCCGAGTTAAAAGTGGTGCATGGGACGATAATGGTGTTTTCATTTACACGACGTTAAATCACATTAAATATTGTCTGCCTAATGGAGATAGTGGGATAATCAGAACTCTTGATGTCCCAATATACATCACAAAGGTTTCTGCGAATACTATCTTCTGTTTGGATCGGGATGGGAAAACCAAAACCATAGTCATTGATGCAACAGAGTATATGTTCAAGCTGTCCCTTCTTAAGAAGAAATTTGACCATGTCATGAGCATGATTAAAAACTCTCAGCTTTGTGGGCAAGCAATGATCAGTTATTTGCAACAGAAGGGTTTCCCTGAAGTAGCTCTTCATTTTGTGAAAGATGAGAGAACTCGGTTTAATTTGGCTCTTGAGAGTGGGAGCATTCAAATTGCAGTTGCATCGGCAACTGCTCTTGACGAGAAAGACCACTGGTACAAATTGGGTGTTGAGGCGCTTCGTCAAGGCAATGCAGGAATTGTGGAATATGCCTATCAGAGGACAAAAAACTTTGAGAGGTTGTCTTTTCTGTATCTCATAACTGGTAACGTTGACAAGCTGTCTAAGATGCTCAAAATTGCTGAAGTTAAAAATGACGTGATGGGTCAATTTCACAATGCCTTATATCTGGGTGATGTTCGGGAGCGTGTTAAGATACTGGAGAATGTTGGTCACTTGCCCCTTGCTTACATTACAGCTTCAGTTCACGGACTGCATGATGTTGCTGAACGTCTTGCAGCTGAATTAGGAGACGATGTTCCAGCTTTGCCAGAGGGGAAAGTACCATCTCTCCTGATGCCTCCTTCCCCTGTTATGTGCGGCGGCGATTGGCCTCTTCTGAGAGTCATGAAAGGCATATTTGAAGGTGGGTTAGATAATGTTGGCAGGGGTGTGGCtgacgaagaagaagaggctGCTGATGGTGATTGGGGCGAGGAGCTGGACATGGTTGAAGTTGATGGTTTGCCAAATGGGGATGTTACAGCAATTCTAGAAGATGGTGAAGTGgcggaagaaaatgaagaagatggtgGCTGGGACCTTGAAGACTTGGAGCTTCCACCTGAAGCAGAAACTCCTAAAGCTTCCGTCAGTGCACGTTCATTTTTTGTGGCTCCAACTCCTGGCATGCCTGTTAGCCAAATTTGGATTCAGAGGTCGTCTCTTGCTGCCGAGCATGCTGCCGCGGGCAATTTTGATACTGCTATGCGGTTGCTGAACAGACAACTTGGAATAAAGAATTTTGCTCCCTTGAAATCAATGTTTCTTGATCTTCATGGTGGCAGCCACTCCCATCTTCGTGCATTTTCATCTGCTCCAGTGATAACTCTGGCAGTTGAACGAGGATGGAACGAGTCTGCAAGCCCAAATGTAAGAGGACCCCCTGCACTCATATTCAATTTCTCTCAGTTGGAAGAGAAGCTGAAAGCTGGTTACAAGGCCACAACCTCTGGGAAATTCACTGAAGCTCTGAAACTCTTCCTTAGCATTATTCATACAATACCATTGATAGTAGTGGAATCAAAGAGAGAAGTTGACGAGGTGAAGGAGTTGATTATTATAGTCAAAGAGTATATATTAGGTTTGCAGATGGAGCTCAAGAGGAGAGAAGTTAAGGACAATCCAATTCGTCAACAGGAACTTGCAGCCTATTTTACTCACTGCAATCTGCAGCTACCTCATTTAAGACTTGCCTTGCAGAATGCAATGACTGTTTGCTTCAAGGCTAAGAACCTCGCTACAGCTGGTAACTTTGCCAGGCGTCTGCTTGAAACCAATCCCGTTGTTGAGAACCAAGCAAAGGCAGCCAGGCAAGTGCTGCAGGCTGCTGAGAGGAATATGACAGATGCTGCCAAACTCAACTATGATTTTAGAAACCCCTTTGTGATCTGTGGGGCTACACATGTGCCAATTTATCGAGGACAGAAAGATGTTTCGTGCCCGTACTGCAGTGCCCGGTTCGTACCCAGCCAGGAAGGTCAGCTTTGTACTGTTTGTGATCTCGCTGCTGTTGGGGCAGATGCTTCTGGACTACTCTGCTCTCCTTCCCAGATTCGATGA
- the LOC101212092 gene encoding uncharacterized protein LOC101212092 — MSLQFLWKKEKRRTTGKPKQQPTISPLESISPIGPIMEAISGSSSSSSSSMEFVFYDDFEYEFVEDIERLSNWELLDAFDADSEMGGNGGEEQGGNCSVDDNVSQDLREMISPVLAVPISLVEDRIDCSLEDAYFLHNQAEDGFAYGYNDAEEEDEVDDDEDEFDLDDELVPWSVSDKLGRQRMRKLGKRGFTKMYNSKRSPFLFTKPGCVRGKHGLGLKHSY; from the coding sequence ATGTCATTGCAATTCTtgtggaaaaaggaaaagagaagaacaactggaaaaccaaaacaacaaCCTACAATTTCTCCTCTCGAATCAATTTCACCAATCGGACCCATCATGGAGGCCATTTCTGGATCAtcatcctcttcttcttcttctatggAATTCGTTTTCTATGATGACTTCGAATATGAATTCGTTGAAGACATCGAACGTCTTTCCAACTGGGAGTTGCTCGATGCTTTTGATGCGGATTCGGAAATGGGCGGAAATGGAGGCGAAGAACAAGGGGGAAATTGCAGCGTTGACGATAATGTTTCACAAGATCTTCGAGAGATGATTTCTCCCGTTCTCGCTGTGCCGATTTCGCTTGTGGAGGATCGAATCGACTGTTCTTTGGAAGATGCTTATTTCCTTCACAATCAAGCGGAAGACGGTTTTGCGTATGGTTATAACGATGCGgaggaggaagatgaagtGGATGATGATGAGGATGAGTTCGATTTGGATGACGAACTCGTTCCGTGGTCTGTTAGTGATAAACTCGGACGGCAGAGGATGAGGAAATTGGGGAAAAGAGGTTTTACGAAGATGTATAATTCGAAGAGATCTCCGTTTTTGTTCACCAAGCCAGGATGTGTCCGCGGTAAACATGGACTCGGTTTGAAACACAGTTATTAG
- the LOC101211850 gene encoding DNA replication licensing factor MCM4 — MASDSSPVNFNTGPSSPDDSFSSPIGNTVSSSGDGYRRRSRRRSSTPSEMATPPRQRPRLVSSETTPTAKEPRSRRRGGGRGASGSDVPPVAATPSSTDDIPPSTEPGDGDDMDEDHPTFVWGTNISVDDVKGAIIRFLRHFRDRQASQSEGDFHTEGKYAEVIKRVLENEGDSLDVDAQDLFNYDADLYTKMVRYPLEVLAIFDIVLMEMVPQINPLFEKHIQTRIFNLRTSTSMRNLNPSDIERMVSLKGMIIRCSSIIPEIREAIFRCLVCGYYTDPVSIERGQITEPTICLKEECQARNSMTLVHNRCRFADKQIVRLQETPDEIPEGGTPHTVSLLMHDKLVDTGKPGDRVEVTGIYRAMSVRVGPTQRTVKSLFKTYIDCLHIKKTDKSRMVADLTEAENRLSSNVDDLSFDEEKVEELKELSKKPDIYDRLTRSLAPNIWELDDVKKGLLCQLFGGNALKLASGASFRGDINILLVGDPGTSKSQLLQYIHKLSPRGIYTSGRGSSAVGLTAYVSKDPETGETVLESGALVLSDRGICCIDEFDKMSENARSMLHEVMEQQTVSIAKAGIIASLNARTSVLACANPSGSRYNPRLSVIDNIHLPPTLLSRFDLIYLILDKADEQTDRRLAKHIVALHFDNPEGIEQDFLDLHTLTSYVSYARKNIHPKLSDEAAEELTRGYVELRRRGNFPGSSKKVITATPRQIESLIRLSEALARIRFSEWVEKGDVLESFRLLEVAMQQSATDHSTGTIDMDLITTGVSSSERLRRESLLSATRNIIMEKMQLGGPSMRLSELLDELKKKNPENEVHLNNLRNTVSTLASEGFVEIRGDNIKRI; from the exons ATGGCCTCCGATTCTTCTCCAGTTAACTTCAATACAG GTCCTTCCTCGCCTGATGATTCATTCTCTAGTCCCATCGGAAACACCGTCTCTTCCTCTGGCGACGGTTATCGCCGTCGAAGCCGTCGCCGGTCATCTACTCCTTCGGAAATGGCTACGCCGCCGCGTCAACGACCCCGATTGGTCTCGTCGGAAACCACCCCGACTGCTAAGGAGCCGCGCTCTCGCCGGCGAGGCGGGGGGCGGGGGGCGTCTGGTAGTGACGTGCCTCCGGTGGCTGCTACACCTTCTTCGACGGATGATATTCCGCCATCGACGGAACCTGGCGACGGCGATGACATGGATGAGGATCATCCGACCTTTGTATGGGGGACGAACATAAGTGTTGATGATGTAAAGGGAGCTATCATACGGTTTTTGAGGCATTTCCGCGATCGTCAGGCGTCGCAGTCCGAGGGGGATTTTCATACTGAGGGAAAATACGCGGAGGTAATCAAGAGGGTTCTTGAAAATGAAGGGGATTCGCTTGATGTGGACGCGCAGGATTTGTTCAATTACGATGCGGATTTATATACGAAGATGGTGAGGTACCCTCTTGAGGTTCTGGCAATATTTGATATTGTTCTGATGGAAATGGTACCCCAAATCAACCCATTGTTTGAAAAGCACATTCAAACTCGGATATTCAATCTCAGAACTTCTACTTCAATGAGAAATCTGAACCCATCTG ACATTGAGAGGATGGTGTCACTGAAGGGGATGATTATACGGTGTAGTTCAATAATTCCCGAGATCAGGGAGGCAATATTTAGATGTCTGGTATGCGGATACTACACTGATCCGGTATCTATTGAAAGAG GACAAATAACTGAGCCCACTATATGCTTGAAGGAAGAGTGCCAAGCAAGGAATTCCATGACATTGGTTCATAATCGATGCAG GTTTGCCGATAAGCAGATTGTGCGGCTTCAGGAGACTCCTGATGAGATACCTGAAGGAGGGACGCCTCATACCGTAAGCTTGTTAATGCATGACAAGCTGGTTGATACTGGAAAGCCTGGTGACAGAGTTGAG GTCACTGGGATTTACAGGGCCATGAGTGTGAGAGTTGGGCCAACCCAGAGAACTGTAAAATCATTGTTCAAG ACTTATATTGACTGTCTTCATATAAAGAAGACCGATAAGTCAAGAATGGTGGCAGATCTGACTGAAGCTGAGAACCGGTTGAGTAGTAATGTGGATGATCTGTCATTTGATGAAGAGAAG GTGGAAGAGTTGAAAGAACTCTCTAAAAAGCCTGATATATATGACAGACTGACCAGGTCTTTGGCTCCTAATATTTGGGAGCTTGATGATGTAAAGAAGGGCCTTCTTTGCCAG CTCTTTGGTGGGAATGCTTTGAAATTGGCATCCGGTGCAAGCTTTCGTGGAGATATTAACATACTTCTCGTTGGTGATCCTGGAACCAGCAAGTCTCAGCTTCtccaatatatacataaactATCTCCCCGTGGCATTTACACCAGTGGAAGGGGTAGCTCTGCTGTTGGTTTGACAGCTTACGTCTCCAAAGATCCTGAAACAGGCGAAACA GTACTGGAGAGTGGAGCCTTGGTTTTGAGTGACAGAGGCATTTGCTGCATTgatgaatttgataaaatgtctGAAAATGCAAGGAGCATGTTGCACGAG GTGATGGAGCAACAAACTGTTTCAATAGCGAAGGCTGGGATTATTGCTTCTCTTAATGCCAGGACTTCAGTATTAGCTTGTGCAAATCCAAGTGGTTCACGTTATAATCCTCGCTTATCTGTAATTGATAACATACACCTTCCTCCTACTTTGTTATCAAG GTTTGACTTGATTTATCTAATTTTGGATAAAGCTGATGAGCAAACAGATAGGCGCCTAGCTAAGCATATTGTCGCACTGCACTTTGACAACCCTGAG GGCATTGAGCAGGATTTCTTGGACCTTCATACTTTGACTTCATATGTCAGCTATGCTCGGAAAAACATTCACCCAAAATTGTCAGACGAGGCAGCTGAAGAGTTGACTAGAGGCTATGTTGAGCTGAGGAGAAGAGGAAACTTTCCAGGCAGTAGTAAAAAG GTCATTACAGCAACCCCCAGACAGATTGAGAGTTTAATACGTCTAAGCGAAGCCCTTGCTCGAATACGTTTCTCAGAATGG GTTGAAAAGGGTGACGTTCTCGAATCATTCCGGCTTCTAGAAGTTGCGATGCAACAATCTGCAACAGATCATTCTACAG GAACTATTGACATGGATTTGATCACCACGGGAGTATCGAGCAGCGAAAGGTTACGAAGGGAGAGTTTATTATCTGCAACTCGCAACATTATTATGGAGAAAATGCAGCTTGGAGGACCCTCCATGCGCTTGTCAGAG TTGTTGGATGagctgaagaagaagaatcctGAAAATGAAGTCCATCTCAACAAC CTTAGAAACACAGTATCAACGCTTGCAAGTGAAGGATTTGTAGAGATCCGTGGGGATAACATTAAGAGAATATGA